One genomic region from Thermoleptolyngbya sichuanensis A183 encodes:
- a CDS encoding DUF58 domain-containing protein, with amino-acid sequence MLPAARLYQLILAGTGAGLAIALLLSGQTRPSGLAIALGLTLLYDGVVLGLGVVDARRGRSRRVSVARRPLDKLSIGRENPVHLTVTAGNAPALIKLRDDYPTDFGRPQAEEPLAFREAIQCEIAPQETREITYTVFPKQRGVYAWGDLYLRQLGPWGLAWHDWRIPQAASVAVYPDLIGLRELSLRLTLQTSGNIRRARRMGMGTEFTELRDYSAGDDLRFVDWKATARKSHLLMRVLEPEQEQTLVILLDRGRLMTAQVAGLARFDWALNAALALALAGLHRGDRVGVGVFDQQMHAWIPPERGAHQLPELLAQLTPIEPVFQEPDYLNAVTTVAQRQTRRALVVLLTDIIDQTASAELFGAMAQLAPRYLPFCVALRDRRVDDRANHPAEDVQTAYSRAVALDLLAQRQLALAKLKQRGVLILDAPADRISTQLVDRYLQLKARNLL; translated from the coding sequence ATGCTTCCTGCGGCGCGACTGTATCAATTGATTCTGGCTGGAACGGGTGCGGGACTGGCGATCGCCCTCCTGCTGTCTGGTCAGACTCGTCCCTCTGGGCTGGCGATCGCGCTGGGGCTGACGCTGCTCTACGACGGGGTGGTGCTGGGGCTGGGCGTGGTGGATGCCCGACGGGGGCGATCGCGGCGGGTGTCCGTGGCGCGGCGGCCGTTAGACAAGCTCTCGATTGGGCGCGAAAATCCGGTGCATTTGACCGTGACCGCGGGCAACGCGCCTGCATTGATCAAACTGCGAGACGACTACCCGACCGACTTTGGCAGGCCGCAAGCGGAAGAACCCCTGGCGTTTCGCGAAGCAATCCAATGTGAAATCGCTCCCCAGGAAACGCGGGAAATCACCTACACTGTTTTCCCAAAGCAGCGCGGAGTCTACGCCTGGGGCGATCTCTATCTGCGACAGCTTGGGCCCTGGGGGCTGGCATGGCACGACTGGCGCATTCCCCAGGCGGCTTCCGTGGCGGTCTATCCCGACCTGATTGGTCTGCGGGAACTGTCGCTGCGGCTGACGCTGCAAACCAGCGGCAATATCCGCCGGGCGCGGCGCATGGGCATGGGCACGGAGTTTACGGAACTGCGGGACTACAGCGCCGGGGACGACCTGCGGTTTGTGGACTGGAAGGCGACGGCCCGCAAAAGTCATCTGCTGATGCGGGTGTTGGAGCCAGAGCAGGAGCAAACCCTGGTGATTTTGCTGGATCGGGGGCGATTGATGACGGCGCAGGTGGCGGGGCTGGCGCGGTTTGACTGGGCGCTGAATGCGGCGCTGGCGCTGGCGCTGGCGGGGCTGCATCGGGGCGATCGCGTCGGGGTTGGGGTCTTCGATCAACAAATGCACGCCTGGATTCCGCCAGAGCGCGGCGCACACCAGTTACCAGAACTGCTGGCTCAGCTCACGCCCATCGAGCCTGTATTCCAGGAGCCAGACTATCTCAACGCCGTGACCACCGTCGCCCAGCGCCAGACCCGCCGCGCCTTGGTGGTGCTGCTGACCGATATCATAGACCAGACTGCTTCGGCAGAACTCTTCGGCGCGATGGCTCAGCTTGCACCCCGTTATCTGCCGTTTTGCGTGGCCCTGCGCGATCGCCGCGTAGACGACCGAGCAAACCACCCCGCCGAAGACGTGCAGACGGCCTATAGTCGCGCTGTTGCCCTCGATCTCTTGGCTCAGCGGCAGCTTGCCCTGGCCAAGCTAAAGCAGCGCGGCGTGCTAATCCTAGACGCACCTGCTGATCGGATCAGCACGCAACTGGTTGATCGCTATCTCCAACTCAAAGCCCGAAATCTTTTATAG
- a CDS encoding chlororespiratory reduction protein 7: MPDPIMFREDAFVVLETNQPEQFLTAEELLQKLASVLETMQDSLPRELQDIPTLAAQARHLLDTACELDIGPGQFLQWYAVRLEK; encoded by the coding sequence ATGCCCGACCCGATCATGTTTCGTGAGGATGCGTTTGTCGTGCTGGAAACTAACCAGCCAGAACAATTCCTCACTGCCGAGGAACTGTTGCAGAAGCTGGCATCGGTGCTAGAAACTATGCAGGATAGCTTGCCCCGCGAACTGCAAGACATTCCCACGTTGGCAGCGCAAGCGCGTCACTTGCTCGACACCGCCTGCGAACTAGACATCGGGCCGGGGCAGTTCTTGCAATGGTATGCAGTGCGATTGGAGAAGTAA
- the pdhA gene encoding pyruvate dehydrogenase (acetyl-transferring) E1 component subunit alpha — MVQERVLPAFSASPSQISREDGLVVYEDMVLGRTFEDKCAEMYYRGKMFGFVHLYNGQEAVSSGVIKAMRSDDYVCSTYRDHVHALSAGVPAREVMAELFGKATGCSKGRGGSMHLFSAEHNLLGGYAFVAEGIPVATGAAFQTKYRREALGDESADQVTACFFGDGASNNGQFFECLNMAALWKLPILFVVENNKWAIGMAHDRATSQPEIYKKASVFDMVGVEVDGMDVLAVRAVAQEAVARARAGEGPTLIEALTYRFRGHSLADPDELRSKAEKEFWFARDPIKRLAAHLIEQNLATDEELKAIDRKIQATVEDAVQFALESPEPNPADLYKYVFAED; from the coding sequence ATGGTTCAGGAACGTGTATTGCCCGCCTTTTCCGCTAGCCCTTCCCAGATCAGCCGGGAAGATGGGCTGGTGGTCTACGAAGACATGGTGCTGGGACGCACCTTTGAAGACAAGTGTGCCGAGATGTATTACCGGGGCAAGATGTTTGGCTTTGTTCACCTCTACAACGGGCAAGAAGCAGTGTCGTCCGGGGTGATCAAGGCTATGCGGAGCGATGACTATGTGTGCAGCACCTACCGCGACCACGTCCATGCGCTTAGTGCAGGCGTGCCCGCCCGCGAGGTGATGGCAGAGCTGTTTGGCAAGGCGACGGGATGCAGCAAGGGGCGCGGCGGCTCGATGCACCTGTTTTCGGCAGAGCATAACCTGCTCGGTGGCTATGCGTTTGTGGCGGAGGGCATTCCTGTGGCGACGGGCGCGGCGTTTCAAACCAAATATCGCCGCGAAGCGCTGGGAGACGAATCCGCAGATCAGGTGACGGCCTGCTTCTTTGGCGACGGCGCAAGCAACAATGGTCAGTTTTTTGAATGCCTGAACATGGCGGCGCTGTGGAAGCTACCAATCCTGTTTGTGGTGGAAAACAACAAGTGGGCGATCGGCATGGCCCACGACCGCGCTACGTCGCAGCCAGAAATTTACAAAAAAGCCAGCGTGTTTGACATGGTGGGCGTAGAAGTGGACGGGATGGACGTGCTGGCGGTGCGAGCCGTGGCCCAAGAAGCCGTGGCCCGGGCCCGCGCAGGCGAAGGCCCCACCCTGATCGAAGCGCTCACCTACCGCTTCCGGGGGCACTCCCTGGCTGACCCTGACGAACTGCGCTCTAAGGCAGAGAAAGAGTTCTGGTTTGCCCGTGACCCGATCAAGCGCCTTGCCGCCCATCTGATCGAGCAAAACCTGGCGACAGATGAAGAACTGAAGGCGATCGACCGCAAGATTCAGGCAACGGTGGAAGACGCAGTGCAGTTTGCGCTGGAAAGCCCTGAGCCAAATCCTGCCGATTTGTATAAGTATGTCTTTGCGGAAGACTAA
- a CDS encoding IMS domain-containing protein, translated as MRIPLDYYRILGLPIQATADQLQQAHRDRTQQLPRREYSEAAIASRKQLLDEAYAALSNPEQRRAYDATFLASSYDPTSDRFAGAESGAIALETEADPYAPSIDIDDSQLVGALLILLELGEYELVLKLGHPYLSNSAFSGSAGRSAQADIARSDVVLTLAFAYLELGREQWQQGQYESAAESLEAGQELLLREGMFAGVRGEMQSDLYKLRPYRILELLALPEAHEIERGQGMNLLRDMLQDRGGIDGTGDDRSGLNVEDFLRFMQQLRGYLTAAEQHALFEVEARRPSAVATYLAVYALLARGFAYRQPALIRRAKQMLMRLGTRQDVYLEQAVCALLLGQTEEATRALERSQEHDSLTFIREHSQGSPDLLPGLCLYGERWLQNEVFPHFRDLSQQRASLKDYFADDQVQAYLEELPSEPDTAQWESAPAPVGSTTTPFARRATAPQSRYGQAGTAGNGLGMGGTATLEPAAAAYTATNGTSAVPTAERVSQMSPSGRLTTGDGGGRSPRTSFSDSSRRTTTSLPSSSGGGGITLRLDRLMLLLALGVLSLGLLWLLFSWVARSFNSGPVLEGEQLSISLAEPVVPIPEETEPSPSPADSSTPLTAESGKTLVETWLRAKSAAMGSSYDTSQLGQILADPMLSQWRSNSDAARLAGEPLTYTHQVQQVNVLPPTASSSTDEAQIDAVVVENGDTLNVRYYLTRQGGQWRIRSNEILPDGPLESMTTNEPSDPASNPAALPMTSPGLRPAPSPALPQSPGPSPLPEGSLPAPSSAVPGAPNAAPAGSGTSGRIDPADASN; from the coding sequence GTGAGAATTCCGCTTGATTATTACCGCATTTTGGGGCTACCTATTCAGGCAACGGCTGACCAGCTTCAGCAGGCCCACCGCGATCGCACGCAGCAGCTTCCCCGACGCGAATATTCCGAAGCGGCGATCGCCTCTCGCAAGCAGCTTCTGGACGAGGCCTACGCCGCCCTGTCGAACCCGGAGCAGCGCCGCGCCTACGATGCCACCTTCCTCGCCAGCAGCTACGACCCAACGAGCGATCGCTTTGCTGGGGCAGAATCGGGGGCGATCGCCCTAGAAACCGAGGCAGACCCCTACGCCCCCAGCATCGACATCGACGACAGCCAGTTGGTCGGGGCGCTGCTGATCCTGCTGGAGTTGGGAGAGTACGAACTGGTGCTGAAGCTGGGGCATCCCTACCTGTCTAATAGCGCCTTCAGCGGCAGCGCGGGCCGCAGCGCCCAGGCCGATATTGCCCGGTCAGATGTCGTGCTGACACTTGCCTTCGCCTACCTAGAACTGGGCCGCGAACAGTGGCAGCAGGGACAGTACGAAAGCGCTGCCGAATCTCTAGAAGCAGGACAAGAACTGCTGTTGCGGGAGGGCATGTTTGCCGGAGTGCGCGGCGAAATGCAGTCCGACCTCTACAAGCTACGCCCCTACCGCATTCTGGAACTGCTGGCGCTGCCCGAAGCCCACGAGATTGAGCGGGGCCAGGGCATGAACTTGCTGCGCGACATGCTGCAAGATCGCGGCGGCATCGACGGCACCGGCGACGACCGCTCTGGGCTAAATGTAGAAGATTTTCTGCGGTTTATGCAGCAACTCCGGGGCTACCTCACCGCCGCCGAGCAGCACGCCCTGTTTGAGGTCGAAGCCCGTCGCCCGTCGGCTGTGGCGACCTACCTGGCAGTGTATGCCCTGCTGGCCCGCGGCTTTGCCTATCGCCAGCCCGCCCTGATTCGTCGCGCCAAGCAAATGCTGATGCGTCTGGGTACGCGCCAGGATGTGTATCTAGAGCAGGCAGTGTGCGCCCTGCTGCTGGGGCAAACCGAAGAAGCCACCCGCGCCCTAGAACGCAGCCAGGAGCATGATTCCCTGACCTTCATTCGCGAACATTCCCAAGGCTCACCCGACCTGCTGCCGGGGCTGTGTCTCTACGGCGAACGCTGGCTGCAAAACGAGGTGTTCCCTCATTTCCGCGACTTGTCCCAGCAGCGGGCATCCCTGAAGGATTATTTTGCCGACGATCAGGTGCAGGCGTATCTAGAGGAACTGCCCAGCGAACCGGACACAGCTCAGTGGGAGTCGGCTCCGGCTCCAGTGGGCAGCACGACCACGCCCTTTGCCCGTCGGGCGACTGCGCCCCAGAGCCGCTATGGCCAGGCCGGCACGGCAGGTAATGGACTCGGCATGGGTGGCACGGCGACGCTAGAGCCTGCGGCCGCCGCCTACACTGCCACAAACGGCACTTCAGCCGTTCCAACAGCCGAGCGCGTGTCCCAGATGTCTCCTTCGGGACGGCTGACCACGGGGGACGGCGGCGGGCGATCGCCCCGGACTTCCTTCAGCGACAGCAGCCGCCGCACCACCACCTCGCTGCCCAGCAGTTCCGGCGGCGGGGGCATTACGCTGCGGCTGGATCGGCTGATGCTGCTGCTGGCGCTGGGCGTGCTCAGCTTGGGACTCCTGTGGCTATTGTTTAGCTGGGTGGCCCGTTCGTTCAACAGCGGCCCGGTGCTGGAAGGCGAACAGCTCAGCATCAGCCTTGCAGAACCCGTCGTTCCAATTCCCGAAGAAACAGAGCCGTCGCCCTCCCCTGCTGACTCCAGCACCCCCCTCACGGCTGAGTCTGGGAAGACACTAGTTGAAACTTGGCTGCGGGCGAAATCTGCCGCAATGGGCAGCAGCTACGACACCAGCCAGCTTGGTCAAATCCTGGCAGATCCCATGCTGTCGCAGTGGCGCAGCAACTCCGATGCGGCGCGACTGGCGGGCGAACCCCTGACCTATACCCACCAGGTTCAGCAGGTCAACGTGCTGCCCCCGACCGCTTCTAGCAGCACCGACGAAGCCCAGATCGATGCAGTGGTGGTGGAAAACGGCGATACGCTAAATGTCCGCTATTACCTGACTCGCCAAGGAGGACAGTGGCGGATTCGCAGCAATGAAATTTTGCCGGATGGGCCGCTAGAGAGCATGACCACCAATGAACCCTCTGACCCGGCCAGCAACCCTGCTGCGTTGCCTATGACTTCTCCAGGCTTGCGGCCTGCGCCCTCCCCTGCGCTGCCCCAAAGCCCTGGCCCTAGCCCGCTCCCCGAAGGCTCCTTGCCTGCACCAAGCAGCGCGGTTCCCGGTGCGCCTAATGCCGCTCCTGCGGGGAGTGGAACTTCTGGCAGAATCGATCCGGCAGATGCCAGTAATTAG
- a CDS encoding AEC family transporter, translating to MLEMSDTLLHAYGPLIFWTGLGLLSCSLLPDSLPRVLGRGLYWVGVPIQIFTLARQTDFSSQVGLAPLVVMLALVGGLGVAWGTLQGLRWLELGRSPWNPLAANPPKIMTSVSSSSASVDPLTSTPALDEPGLARPVDSGWEDSARRGSFLISAVLGNTGFVGLAIAPSLISEPYLGWLVFYSVTQNVVGTYGLGVWLASIYGRSHGGKAWWVHLRDVLTVPSLWAFGLGMLTRAIALPDRVDTGLRGALWWVIIPAALLLMGLRLRQIHGWRSLKGAIAPALLKVMVLPVGVAGLATLLGLSAEPRLALVLMSGMPTAFAGLILAEEYDLDRELIASSIVLTTATLLFTIPVWLLLR from the coding sequence ATGCTGGAAATGTCTGATACGCTGCTCCATGCCTATGGGCCGCTGATCTTTTGGACGGGGCTAGGGCTGCTGTCCTGTTCGCTCTTGCCCGATTCGCTGCCGCGCGTGCTAGGGCGCGGTCTGTATTGGGTGGGCGTGCCGATACAAATCTTTACGCTGGCTCGGCAGACGGATTTCTCGTCGCAGGTGGGGCTGGCTCCGCTGGTGGTCATGCTGGCCCTGGTAGGTGGGCTGGGTGTTGCCTGGGGGACGCTGCAAGGGCTGCGCTGGCTTGAGCTAGGGCGATCGCCCTGGAACCCCCTCGCCGCAAATCCGCCAAAGATCATGACCAGCGTTTCCAGTTCCTCCGCAAGCGTAGACCCGCTAACGTCCACTCCAGCGCTAGATGAGCCAGGTTTGGCACGCCCGGTCGATTCCGGTTGGGAAGATTCGGCCCGGCGCGGCAGTTTCCTCATCTCTGCGGTGTTAGGCAACACGGGCTTTGTGGGGCTGGCGATCGCCCCCAGTCTGATTTCCGAGCCTTACCTGGGCTGGCTAGTGTTCTACAGCGTCACGCAGAACGTGGTTGGAACCTACGGACTGGGCGTATGGCTGGCGAGCATCTATGGGCGATCGCACGGCGGCAAAGCCTGGTGGGTTCACCTGCGCGACGTGCTGACAGTGCCCTCGCTGTGGGCCTTTGGGCTGGGAATGCTGACGCGGGCGATCGCCCTGCCGGATAGAGTCGATACAGGGCTGCGGGGGGCGCTGTGGTGGGTGATTATTCCTGCTGCGCTGCTGCTGATGGGGCTGCGGCTGCGGCAAATCCACGGCTGGCGTAGCCTCAAGGGGGCAATCGCCCCAGCATTGCTCAAGGTCATGGTGCTGCCCGTTGGGGTGGCCGGACTAGCCACGCTGCTGGGCCTGTCTGCCGAGCCAAGACTAGCACTGGTGCTGATGTCGGGAATGCCGACAGCCTTTGCCGGACTCATTCTGGCTGAGGAATACGACCTCGACCGTGAGCTGATCGCCAGCAGCATTGTCCTCACAACGGCCACGCTGCTGTTTACCATTCCGGTGTGGCTGCTACTTAGATAA
- a CDS encoding DUF721 domain-containing protein gives MTFQSLQRVLGDLDQQSSWRSHRQIQQVLTVWPELVGPAVAAQTRPWALQAGVLQVGVSSSPWVQTLMFERLHILEKLNARLPYRITDIRFSTTWWHRRSLHSSAELQTESARVWREHPSRLDGTAGDRPHHGAAAQPTDPESAFRAWANQMRSRTAQMPLCPRCQCPTPQGELERWSCCGLCAVKQW, from the coding sequence ATGACGTTTCAATCTCTCCAGCGTGTTTTAGGTGACCTCGATCAGCAGTCCTCTTGGCGATCGCACCGACAGATCCAGCAGGTTCTCACGGTTTGGCCAGAACTGGTCGGCCCAGCGGTGGCAGCCCAGACTCGTCCGTGGGCCCTACAAGCGGGGGTGCTTCAGGTGGGCGTGTCTAGCTCTCCCTGGGTGCAAACGCTGATGTTTGAGCGGCTCCACATTTTAGAAAAGCTGAATGCTCGACTGCCCTACCGCATTACCGATATCCGCTTTTCTACGACCTGGTGGCATCGGCGATCGCTCCATAGCTCGGCCGAGTTGCAAACCGAATCCGCGCGAGTCTGGCGAGAACACCCTAGCCGACTAGACGGGACAGCGGGCGATCGCCCTCACCACGGCGCGGCTGCTCAACCCACAGACCCCGAATCAGCCTTTCGCGCCTGGGCCAACCAGATGCGATCGCGCACGGCTCAGATGCCGCTCTGTCCCCGCTGTCAGTGCCCCACCCCCCAGGGAGAACTTGAGCGCTGGTCTTGCTGTGGGCTGTGTGCGGTCAAGCAGTGGTAA
- a CDS encoding sensor histidine kinase — MAKPDLRSRLFLSHFAVMLVGLVTLTVIGKVSSPRFFVVYLQHIEGRVISIRTLRTELVRGFEFAWSRGALWSMALGASAAGALSYLVAKRIVQPLIQMEEITQKFAAGELDERVPASEIPELNQLAASFNRMAADLQGVEQRRRDLVTDLTHELRTPLTVLEGYLEGLADGTIAPTPEVYELLGKETVRMRRLVNDLQELSKIETGYLPIDAQQMDLYPLLTSVVQRFSDQLLTGDGPLISLECPPETPLVLADAGRVEQILVNLLSNALRYTPVGKITLRVWHTETHAWIAVSDTGQGIAPEDLPHVFERFWRADRSRNRHSGGTGLGLAISQRLVQLQGGEIEVESEVGKGSTFRFSLPLA; from the coding sequence ATGGCCAAGCCTGATTTGAGATCGCGCCTCTTCCTCTCTCACTTTGCCGTGATGCTGGTGGGTTTGGTGACGCTGACGGTGATTGGCAAGGTGTCGTCACCCCGCTTTTTTGTAGTTTATCTCCAGCACATCGAAGGGCGCGTCATCAGCATTCGAACCCTGCGAACCGAGCTCGTGCGCGGCTTTGAGTTTGCCTGGAGCCGGGGCGCACTCTGGTCAATGGCGCTGGGAGCCAGTGCTGCCGGAGCGCTCAGCTATCTGGTAGCCAAGCGGATTGTGCAGCCGCTAATTCAGATGGAAGAGATTACGCAGAAATTTGCCGCCGGAGAACTCGACGAGCGGGTTCCCGCCAGCGAAATCCCAGAACTCAACCAGCTTGCTGCCAGCTTTAACCGAATGGCGGCTGACCTCCAGGGGGTCGAGCAGCGCCGCCGTGACTTAGTGACCGACCTGACCCATGAACTGCGAACGCCGCTGACGGTGCTGGAGGGCTATCTGGAAGGACTGGCAGACGGAACCATCGCCCCGACTCCAGAGGTTTATGAACTGCTGGGCAAAGAAACGGTCCGAATGCGCCGTCTAGTCAATGATTTGCAAGAACTGTCCAAGATTGAAACAGGCTACTTGCCTATCGACGCGCAGCAGATGGATCTGTATCCGCTGCTGACCTCAGTGGTGCAGCGATTTTCTGACCAGCTTTTGACCGGCGACGGCCCGCTGATCAGCCTGGAATGTCCGCCGGAAACGCCGCTGGTGCTGGCCGATGCTGGCCGGGTCGAGCAGATTCTCGTCAACCTGCTGAGCAACGCGCTACGCTACACGCCCGTCGGCAAAATTACGCTCCGAGTCTGGCATACCGAAACCCACGCCTGGATTGCCGTGAGCGATACGGGACAGGGCATCGCGCCCGAAGACCTGCCCCACGTCTTTGAGCGGTTTTGGCGGGCCGATCGCTCCCGCAATCGCCACTCTGGAGGCACGGGACTGGGGCTGGCCATTTCCCAGCGGCTAGTGCAGCTTCAGGGGGGCGAGATCGAGGTGGAAAGCGAAGTGGGCAAGGGCAGCACGTTCCGATTTTCGCTCCCGCTTGCCTGA
- a CDS encoding ABC transporter ATP-binding protein: protein MEEPVISFDQVYKSYPMYHHVRGVKNLMFNFPHNLKALRRQQFEALNNISFEVYRGEKFGIVGYNGAGKSTTLGLIAGVLKPSSGRVVVRGRISPLLALGTGFHPELTGRENILLNGVLLGLTRREVKARLEEIIEFSELGEFIERPIRTYSTGMMARLGFSVVAHLDPEILLIDEVLGVGDIRFQQKCINKMAEFRNSGVTIVLVSHSMTSVSEICDRALWIQDHHVKMIGSATEVAEAYTAAAQLDIAAAGKRINRRKLSEKVSGPLF, encoded by the coding sequence ATGGAAGAACCGGTTATCAGCTTCGATCAGGTCTACAAGTCCTACCCGATGTATCACCACGTCCGGGGGGTCAAAAACCTGATGTTCAACTTTCCCCACAACCTGAAGGCTCTCCGCAGGCAGCAGTTTGAAGCGCTGAACAACATTAGCTTTGAGGTCTATCGCGGCGAAAAGTTTGGCATTGTAGGCTATAACGGCGCAGGGAAAAGCACCACCCTGGGGCTGATTGCGGGCGTGCTGAAGCCCAGCAGTGGGCGCGTGGTGGTGCGCGGGCGGATCTCGCCTCTGCTGGCGCTGGGCACGGGCTTTCATCCAGAGCTAACGGGCCGCGAAAATATCTTGCTCAATGGGGTGCTGCTGGGGCTGACCCGCCGCGAGGTAAAGGCAAGACTAGAGGAAATTATCGAGTTTTCAGAACTGGGCGAATTTATTGAACGGCCAATTCGCACCTACTCTACAGGCATGATGGCGCGGCTGGGCTTTTCCGTGGTGGCACATCTCGACCCAGAGATTTTGCTGATCGACGAGGTGCTGGGCGTAGGCGACATCCGGTTTCAGCAAAAGTGCATCAACAAAATGGCGGAGTTCCGCAATAGCGGCGTGACGATTGTGCTGGTGAGCCACTCCATGACGAGCGTTTCGGAAATTTGCGATCGCGCTCTGTGGATTCAAGACCACCATGTGAAAATGATCGGCAGCGCCACCGAGGTCGCCGAAGCCTATACCGCCGCCGCCCAGCTTGACATCGCCGCCGCAGGGAAACGCATCAATCGCCGCAAGCTTTCAGAAAAGGTCAGCGGGCCGCTGTTCTAG
- a CDS encoding sulfotransferase family 2 domain-containing protein encodes MRHFPAQYDLQPDDTLYFCHIPKTAGMTFRTILEDYFACEEICPATLSNQIADYTPEQLREYRLFRGHLGFVNIPGLLAGKNLIKVTVLREPVSRVISHYEYIRRTPDDPYYESVSQMSLEEFATGEGPGRIGKNVQVYHIARLLQYDIGSLEPEEALSLAQKSLNLCAFAGILERFQESLFLLSYIFGWKPIVNSRRENVAKSKTPLSEIPPEALARIREAMSLDRALYDDGCEIFQQRFDEMQQDLVQRYGDRLALDAPPPGQVLEFATLQQLLEWHSQDRYQAQNPPPSEVSVYNFCQPLRGLGWQRRDCDQNRPNAAHRWTGPVTMSTLDLPIAPTPTDYRVEFQVTQVWATAPEVLDSLKCLVNGHPSELAIAYSSDTTRLYQAQIPADWLPPDRLFAELTLQVDRVAPINHKNPDPKDKRLVGVALSYLQLFPAAREAEFSLLRSLLQDALTTATIDFMRDRLKPQEQIAAPPQFRLPFSGQVEGYADFLRSPGRYHWLVLHKGMALPVEALLFQLARCGFRPVFANEVYVVFVRRRPDVPSLSYFTPDVRHLYVGRYLNSLRQKVASLKRS; translated from the coding sequence ATGAGACATTTTCCTGCTCAATACGACTTGCAGCCCGACGACACGCTCTATTTCTGCCACATTCCCAAAACGGCAGGGATGACGTTTCGGACGATTCTGGAAGATTACTTCGCCTGCGAGGAGATTTGCCCAGCCACGCTGTCCAACCAGATTGCCGACTACACACCAGAGCAACTGCGCGAATATCGCCTGTTTCGCGGGCATTTGGGCTTTGTCAACATTCCGGGGCTGCTGGCAGGCAAAAACCTGATCAAGGTAACCGTGCTGCGCGAACCCGTGTCGCGGGTGATTTCGCACTACGAATACATCCGCCGCACGCCGGATGACCCCTATTACGAATCCGTCAGCCAGATGTCGCTGGAGGAGTTCGCCACGGGCGAAGGGCCAGGGCGCATCGGGAAAAACGTGCAGGTATACCACATTGCGCGGCTGCTGCAATACGACATTGGCAGCCTGGAGCCAGAAGAGGCGCTGTCGCTGGCGCAAAAAAGCCTGAATCTGTGCGCTTTTGCTGGAATTCTAGAGCGATTTCAAGAGTCGCTGTTTCTGCTGTCCTACATTTTTGGCTGGAAGCCAATTGTCAACAGCCGCCGCGAAAACGTCGCCAAATCCAAAACGCCCCTGAGCGAGATTCCGCCGGAAGCGCTGGCGCGGATTCGGGAAGCCATGTCGCTGGATCGGGCGCTATATGACGATGGCTGCGAGATTTTCCAGCAGCGGTTTGACGAAATGCAGCAAGATCTGGTGCAGCGCTATGGCGATCGCCTCGCTCTAGATGCGCCGCCACCGGGTCAAGTGCTGGAGTTTGCCACGCTGCAACAACTGCTGGAATGGCACTCCCAAGACCGCTACCAGGCGCAAAACCCGCCCCCTTCGGAGGTGTCGGTTTACAACTTCTGTCAGCCGCTACGAGGGCTGGGCTGGCAGCGGCGCGACTGTGACCAGAACCGGCCCAACGCCGCCCATCGCTGGACGGGCCCCGTCACCATGTCAACTCTAGATTTGCCTATTGCCCCCACGCCGACCGATTATCGAGTCGAGTTTCAGGTAACTCAAGTCTGGGCCACCGCACCGGAGGTGCTGGATAGCCTGAAATGTCTGGTCAATGGGCATCCAAGCGAGCTGGCGATCGCCTATAGCAGCGACACCACGCGGCTCTATCAGGCGCAAATTCCAGCAGATTGGCTACCGCCGGATCGACTGTTTGCAGAACTCACGCTTCAGGTTGACCGAGTTGCGCCAATCAACCACAAGAATCCCGACCCCAAAGATAAACGGCTGGTAGGCGTGGCGCTAAGCTACCTGCAACTGTTCCCCGCTGCGCGAGAAGCAGAATTCAGCCTGCTGCGATCGCTCTTGCAGGATGCCCTGACCACGGCAACCATCGACTTTATGCGCGATCGCCTCAAGCCCCAAGAGCAGATCGCCGCGCCACCCCAGTTTCGGCTACCGTTTTCGGGCCAGGTAGAAGGATATGCAGACTTTTTGCGATCGCCCGGTCGCTATCACTGGCTCGTGTTGCACAAAGGCATGGCGCTACCTGTGGAGGCACTGCTGTTTCAACTTGCCCGCTGCGGCTTTCGCCCAGTGTTTGCCAATGAGGTGTACGTGGTCTTTGTCCGCCGCCGTCCAGACGTGCCCTCGCTATCCTATTTCACGCCCGATGTCCGGCATCTCTAC